A genomic window from Silene latifolia isolate original U9 population chromosome Y, ASM4854445v1, whole genome shotgun sequence includes:
- the LOC141630488 gene encoding uncharacterized protein LOC141630488, whose translation MTVKKCLTEFKFAPKHDIGNYLGLATSIGSSKRELFKFLIDKTKRRLSSWNNILLSSAGKLTLIRSVLSSLSLFSLSIFRIPNRWKAPHASSWALKSLVWGSDLIYNKIAWTIGSSSGLHDLCGDFIDAPTDSTLMVGDLYDNHRRWDLSSLGFDPGEGVTKKILATYIPCEPSNDSLYWKFSKHGGFIVKSGYYVAAMALSNGPTLNADRFRMSAQIVAFCKSKLWKLPISNKLKVFLWKFMANALLVGSEFLKQKMNWRSSCSLCDESSPCVESISHLFRDYSFAKALWFGCPLGLRITGGVDIDARVWVINWVTYFLNGPNPNSLLFPLFATLWRIWCCRNEMVFKTRHSWPLSALNSILDDIQCMNEVVCSKDDSLLRTPLLLFSPVFGLAMRIRNSFPYWIVGGPGCGNVCTVKCDAAWRADRSSSMGWCLLDGNGTLRSTAHAHSFDSSTLHAEGHAAIMALKWALDEGYLHVRLVTDCLILVMQVAGAEKANASIKCIIHDLKSIASHFHCFSLSFCPRGVNRIAHNLAQEALL comes from the exons aTGACGGTCAAGAAGTGTTTGACTGAGTTTAAATTTGCTCCCAAGCATGATATTGGCAACTATCTTGGCTTAGCAACGAGTATTGGGTCTTCTAAGAGGGAGTTATTTAAATTTCTTATTGACAAGACTAAGCGAAGGCTATCCTCCTGGAACAACATTCTTCTTTCTTCGGCTGGTAAATTGACTCTCATTCGTTCTGTTCTCTCTTCACTATCTCTTTTCTCTCTATCGATATTTCGCATACCG AACCGTTGGAAGGCTCCCCATGCATCGTCATGGGCTCTAAAAAGCCTTGTCTGGGGCTCCGATCTTATCTATAATAAGATAGCTTGGACTATTGGATCTTCTTCTGGTCTTCATGATCTTTGTGGGGATTTTATTGATGCTCCCACTGATTCCACGCTTATGGTTGGTGATCTTTATGATAATCATAGAAGATGGGATCTCTCTTCTCTTGGTTTCGATCCGGGTGAGGGAGTTACAAAGAAAATCCTCGCAACTTATATCCCGTGTGAACCCTCGAATGACTCCCTCTACTGGAAATTTTCTAAACATGGTGGTTTCATTGTCAAGTCGGGATACTATGTTGCCGCTATGGCCTTATCTAATGGACCTACCTTGAATGCTGATCGCTTTAGAATGTCTGCACAAATCGTGGCCTTTTGCAAATCAAAGCTCTGGAAGTTGcctatttctaacaaattaaagGTGTTTCTATGGAAATTTATGGCTAATGCCCTTCTAGTGGGCTCTGAATTCCTCAAACAAAAAATGAATTGGCGCTCCTCTTGTTCTCTTTGTGATGAATCTTCTCCTTGTGTGGAATCTATTTCTCACCTCTTCAGAGATTATAGCTTTGCAAAGGCTCTATGGTTTGGATGTCCTTTAGGACTTAGAATCACGGGAGGGGTGGACATTGATGCTAGGGTTTGGGTCATTAACTGGGTTACTTATTTCTTAAATGGCCCAAATCCTAACTCCCTCCTCTTTCCCCTTTTTGCTACCCTTTGGAGAATTTGGTGCTGTAGGAATGAGATGGTCTTCAAAACCCGTCACTCTTGGCCTTTGAGTGCTCTAAATTCTATTCTTGATGACATTCAGTGTATGAATGAGGTTGTATGTAGTAAGGATGATAGCCTCCTTAGAACACCTTTGTTGCTTTTCTCCCCTGTCTTTGGTTTAGCTATGAGAATTAGAAACTCCTTCCCCTATTGGATCGTTGGTGGACCTGGGTGTGGAAATGTCTGCACTGTCAAGTGTGATGCTGCCTGGAGGGCTGATAGAAGTTCTAGCATGGGGTGGTGCTTGTTAGATGGTAATGGAACCTTAAGGAGTACTGCTCACGCTCACTCGTTTGACTCTTCTACCCTGCATGCCGAAGGACATGCAGCTATCATGGCACTcaaatgggccttggacgaagggTACCTTCATGTTAGACTTGTTACGGATTGTCTTATCTTGGTTATGCAGGTTGCTGGAGCGGAGAAGGCGAATGCATCTATTAAGTGCATTATCCATGATTTAAAGTCTATTGCGTCTCATTTTCATTGTTTCTCTCTTAGTTTCTGTCCTAGGGGAGTGAATAGGATAGCTCATAATCTTGCTCAAGAAGCTCTTTTGTAA